In Geotrypetes seraphini chromosome 4, aGeoSer1.1, whole genome shotgun sequence, a single window of DNA contains:
- the PDP2 gene encoding pyruvate dehydrogenase [acetyl-transferring]-phosphatase 2, mitochondrial, translating into MMSSTVSCLILSSARHGFVTLQVRRCWYSRYIAVQNRAKWKRRLSRKPFMQDLLECAGTENILLRNTFFRHISTEEDFHFQLAPSHINDILRANEQCYKIQEFDGRNSNSVLKFESNQLAANAPNEDRRSTATCLQTKGLLFGVFDGHAGHACAQSLSERLFYYIAVSLMTQQMLEELEFAMEHMKPVLPVLQWHKHRNDYTYREVASLYVDHLRVYWQELIEFDNKMGLNVEDALTYSFKRLDSDISLEGQVPMNDLVRNLALEVAFSGATACVAHIDNIHLHVANAGDCRAILGVQDKDGTWSSLPLTQDHNALNEMELLRLRQEHPKSEEQTVVMDNRLLGILMPARAFGDVRFKWSKELQQSVLENACDIEALNIYQYTPQNYHTPPYLTAEPEVRYHRLRPQDKFLVIASDGLWDMLDNEEVIRLLAEHLSGVNLEVLEPELTIEKRSLGYMQNLLLKRRAKGVQSYDQNGATHLIRHAVGNNEHGVIEQEKLSTMLSLPDDLARMYRDDITITVVYFNSINIEMYGKEK; encoded by the coding sequence ATGATGTCAAGTACTGTTTCCTGCTTGATTTTAAGCTCTGCAAGACATGGTTTTGTTACACTGCAAGTGAGGAGATGCTGGTACTCGAGATATATTGCAGTTCAAAACAGGGCAAAATGGAAAAGGAGGCTTTCCAGGAAACCATTTATGCAAGATCTGCTGGAGTGCGCAGGCACAGAAAATATTCTCCTTAGAAATACATTTTTCAGACACATCTCTACAGAGGAAGATTTCCATTTTCAATTGGCCCCATCACATATAAATGATATCTTGAGGGCTAATGAGCAATGCTACAAAATTCAAGAGTTTGATGGAAGAAATTCTAATTCAGTTTTGAAATTTGAAAGTAATCAACtagcagcaaatgcaccaaatgAAGACCGTAGAAGCACAGCTACGTGCTTACAGACCAAAGGTTTGCTCTTTGGTGTCTTCGATGGCCATGCAGGACATGCCTGTGCACAATCGCTAAGTGAAAGGCTCTTCTATTACATTGCTGTTTCTCTAATGACTCAGCAAATGTTAGAAGAGCTTGAGTTTGCTATGGAGCATATGAAACCTGTGCTGCCAGTTCTGCAGTGGCACAAACACAGAAATGATTACACCTATAGAGAAGTAGCTTCACTCTATGTAGACCACCTCAGAGTTTATTGGCAGGAACTTATAGAGTTTGACAATAAAATGGGACTAAATGTAGAGGATGCTCTGACTTATTCATTCAAGAGACTAGATTCAGACATCTCGCTAGAAGGGCAAGTCCCAATGAATGACTTGGTTAGAAACCTTGCTCTTGAGGTTGCTTTCTCAGGAGCAACTGCTTGTGTTGCCCATATCGACAATATTCACTTACATGTAGCCAATGCTGGGGACTGTAGAGCAATCTTAGGGGTTCAGGATAAAGATGGAACGTGGTCTTCTCTCCCTCTCACACAAGACCACAATGCCCTTAATGAAATGGAACTTTTAAGGTTACGACAAGAGCACCCCAAATCAGAAGAGCAAACTGTAGTAATGGATAATAGACTTCTGGGAATTTTGATGCCTGCTAGAGCATTTGGAGATGTCCGCTTCAAATGGAGTAAGGAACTGCAACAAAGTGTCTTGGAAAACGCTTGTGATATTGAGGCTTTAAATATTTATCAGTACACCCCTCAAAATTACCATACACCTCCATACTTAACTGCTGAGCCTGAGGTAAGGTATCATAGGTTACGGCCTCAAGATAAATTTCTTGTTATTGCCTCTGATGGGTTATGGGATATGTTGGATAATGAAGAAGTCATTAGACTTTTGGCAGAACATCTTTCAGGGGTTAATTTAGAGGTGCTGGAGCCAGAACTGACTATTGAGAAGCGAAGCCTAGGCTACATGCAAAACCTACTGCTCAAGAGAAGGGCCAAAGGAGTGCAGTCCTACGACCAGAATGGAGCTACCCATCTGATAAGGCATGCTGTGGGCAATAATGAACATGGTGTCATAGAGCAAGAGAAGCTTTCTACGATGTTGAGTTTGCCTGATGATTTGGCAAGAATGTACAGAGATGACATCACGATCACCGTGGTTTACTTTAATTCTATTAACATTGAAATGTATGGCAAAGAAAAATAA